The Myxocyprinus asiaticus isolate MX2 ecotype Aquarium Trade chromosome 36, UBuf_Myxa_2, whole genome shotgun sequence genome segment gtgTATATAtgctttgcttttctttgtttactgtatgaatcaataaaaaaatgttaatcacaaaaagaatatgtaaagtaaatgaatacagatgcaacagcacaacacggtatgaaaatatattaaaatgggactttacagctctcaaaagattaaactcagcCAAACACAGCAAACTCAGCAGATTGGTTTCAATATTGTATCATGCGGGATGTCCCTCTTAAAGAGACACTAATCATATTGCCGCTGTCCACAACATTTACATTCATAGTACAcaaaatacaaatttgttatttttagtcttttactcTTTATTGTTGGTAAATGGCACTTTTCTTAAATGGCATGTAACAATGTAAAGACAATAACtcaaccttcattgtttcctgAGCATTTCATTTGCTAGTTAtcaaaatacaaagcactgacaatTTGAATTGTGAGTCTGTAcatcttgaaatgtttatgtacaGTTACAGTTATATAGTGTTATTATTTGCCTAGGCAGACTTTAAAATAAACTTcatattaaagggaaagttcacaaaaattatctaaaaatgttctcaccctcatgccatcccagatgtgtatgactttttcttctgtaaaaacacaaatgaagattttaggagaatatctaAGTTCTgatggtccatttaatgcaagtgaatggtggaaaTTTTAGttaaattttaagctccaaaaatcacataaaggcagcataaaagtaatccatacgactccagtggttaaatccgtattcaaaagcaatatgataggtgagggtgagaaagagatcaatatttaagtacttttactactataaattctcctccctgcccagtaggtggcgatatgcatgaagaatgtaaatcaccaaaaagtctcttaggagagaagagtctttagaaaagtgaaagtggagatttatagtaaaaaggaacttaaatttaactgtTTTTCACTGTTtctcattcacttacattgaaaaaaaaaaaaagagctatttttctaaaaaacatTGGAAACATTGGACATGAAATTAacaggctgaatatgaatcccactccaaCCCTGGTTAGATCTCTTTTTGGCTCATTTGATCTGTAAGAAAGTGTGGGAGAGAAAGCTGGATTAAAACATATTCATATAATCATTATAACCTCATATTCAAATGTATTATGCATAACCTCATGTAATCCCGAACAAGTGAAGAACAATGaacaaatatagctgcgagcagcagtgacgggcccaagcaccatgggacCAATTCCACTCGTTGGCTTTCGggaaacaatgcaaggtggacacaccaacaactcaacattaatgtaaacttggaccctaatcatacaatgagtaatagatatatgccaccattccagtttgactacaacttcacaaaattGTCCATCAggagtgtctaaacaatttaagcaatttgggtaagagacatttttcaaagtctattgtaagtgccacacttcctgctgccagttggtggcgctatgacgtGACCCACTATAGCcatatccatgtgattagcccccaagaaaaaaaaactcaagtCTCTcaatatttaattgtaatttgaaattttttgctaactgattaatttgaaatttttgctataatctaatataattatttattgaaaaaaaatctagatctaaagattatattgtattGAAATTATTTGCCATGTTTATTCATCCATAaactggctttaaattaaattaacaaatgtaattcatggcattaggtgttaagattTTAATacgagcacagaagtcatttaggcttgtaatttccttgcaattctgttgttgcatttttttctctgttcactgtcaaaataaatgaagtacatttattttgtacatttatttagggcagtggtagctcagcagttaaggctctgggttactgatcagaaggtcgggggttcaagccccagcactgccaagatgccactgttgggcccttgagcaaggcccttaaccctatctgctccaggggcgccgtatcatggctgaccctgcactctgaccccagcctagctgggatatgtgaaaaagaagaatttcaccgtatatgtgcaaatgtttaatgtgtgataaataaagaaaattattaattattattaattattacattaactttgagtctgcatttgttattcatacgcacaactgtttaaattgcctctaaattaatgttgggcaaatgaggacataaattagcttagaatactgcatgttcgcccatagaataattattcaaagcataaattaccaactggttaccaacaaacaactatttgtcatggttccggcatttgtgccggctcatactgtttgtttttctctctccctcacgtctcacaggtggagccagcacacgatcagcgtttccatgggaatggtGATCGATCTCGGGGAAaatgctgatcacagcaatgatttactcgcccgtTATCATCTGCTTCACTCTGACTGCTCTCCCTACTTATTCTTTGTGTGTCACCTCGTTATTTGCCTGTATATTGttcactgtcatgttaactgtgctctcttgtgtagttggagcatgctcacatgtctgttggttgcccctctgtagaggtgcggttaccttcctgtttgccGTCACCCTCAccagttctgtgcccagttcatgtggaggattcctcggtctctgcccgcGTCTCGGGGAACATATCATCTGGAAAATGACCCAACCATAACCATAAAGTCATTAAAGCCATAGCCATAACATTGTCATTAAGTAACAACTGACAAAAGGACGATTAACTGGCGACGTCGTCACTATGGCGGGAAGTCCATGCCAAAACCAAGCGTCTGATCAACCGACCGACGTCCAAAAGCCTAACCGAACATCTTGTGCTTTGAGTGTCTTACACGGCGGGTGACCCATGTGACGACCTGACGTGATGTCAATGTCTTGAAATTAGCTTGATTTTAACTAGGTAAGGAGCCATGCTGTTGTTTAAAGACTTTAAATGGACATTACAGGCACtaaatatagatattttataCTTAAAACAATACTCATTTTTAACTGCATCCTGCTGTACTTCCCTCAATAAGCATTCAGAGAAAGGTGTTGTAGGCTATTCTAAGTCCTTCTTAGTGATGAACTGATAGTTATAAAAAAAAGCTACCACCTGTATATCATGACTTTCTCTGATAATTTTGACAGAAACTTACATACCACATTCCATGACAGAAGGATCtaaagttctgttttcatttttcaaaggcgtgtgtgtgtgtgtgtgtgcgtttgtttgCGAGTCTGTTTGTTtgcttgtgagtgtgtgtgtgttacttgcAGAGAGCAGACACTGTACATACTATACATATAAACAGTCTTAATTCAtgcgtttttattttttcatatttattattcatacgaaattaaatttttatataatttgactTTGAGCTAATCAGCCGGTCGCAAGCAAGTGAAACATTGCACAGGCAAAAAGAGAACATCTGTACACATTCAGATAAACAGGGGCAGACTGGTcatcgggagaactgggacttttcccgaagggccggccacgaaacagggccgaatgggccacgataagctgaaatgggccgccacgttatgcagaacgggccacaaaactgcgccgcgatatgccaaagggggcagtgGTATGCAGAAATGGACAGCTGATTTCTCTTCCCGGTCCGCCCCTGCGTTGCACAGAATTGTGGCAGAAAAATCATTGCATTTCAGGACAGCCTGTGACTAGAGAGAGTCAGGTATGTTTTTGGAGCTCTTTGTGTCTATGAGTAGAAAATTGTTATATTAAGTGAAAACTTGGTTTAATACTGATTACAGAAGTGTTCTAAAGCTGGATTGAGTTCATGTATGTGCTTTTCTGAATATAGTTTAACTGATATTCATAGTTTTACATATGattcatttaataaatgtttttgtttaaattggtGCGCAGGCGGCAACATTAAAGCACATATGCGCATTAATATGAATTTCATACATATAAATCTGGTGGATTGTGGTCACAAGTGTCATGACCACTGATCTGAGGGGGTGTGTGTGTTTCCTGTCCTGTCTTTAATAAACTGCAGACGTGATCCAACAGATTTTCTTGGAACACTGGAAATTTGGTGGTGAAAATTATCTCTGAAAATGAAGCATCAGTTTCACCACGATAGGTCTTCAGTTGGTTGTTTGATTTGGCTAAATTAGTCATCGTTTTCTGCTGTGAACAAATTTGAATTTATAGCTGTCCATGGCATATGGATGTAGTTTATTCCTTGGTCAATTCATTGTGTAATctccagctaaaaaaaaaaaaaaaaatcagctcaagctggtagctgtgttttggaacatgctGGTAACTTCTTTCTAGCTGgtcccagcttggaccagctcatgaccaacttcAACCCATTTatgaccagtttggaccagctagACACCAGCTACCAGCATGTTCCAAAACTCAGCTGCTTAAGCTGGCTTTTCCAGCAGGAGATGATGCCTTCACAACAAATCTAAACATAAAAGCGATGCAAATTAGTCCATACATTTTCAAGCCTTTTGTTTTTGCATGTATTTGTAACAAACAACAGTGatgttgaaaatatttaattCCTGTCTTTTCAGGGATGATCAGCAACTACAAGATTTTTTGGATGAGGTGTCCAACATATTAATCAACCTAAGCCGTAGAGTAGCATCCACTCATGAGGACATGGATTATGTTTATCGAAGAACTGAACAAGTTCTTCATGTATTATCTTGGTTTTCTGAAACCACAGCAAAACCCAGTGCTCTAGAAGTGCAGCGGAGTCTGGTGTTTGCTTTAGAGACATTAGATAACTGTCAGTGCACAGTGGTCAATGGTTACAAAGCACCAATTATTATAACAGGAACAGGGCAACGTCCCGGTTTTGACATATCTAAAGAACAACTGGAATTCCTTCTCAAATTCGATTTCACTGTTCCACAAATCGCAAGACTTTTTGATGCGAGTGTCAGAACAATCAGAAGACGAATGGCAGAATTTGAATAAGTGAAGCAGTGCTTTACTGACATTAGTGAGGAGAACCTCCAGTGAATTGTGGCAGACTTTCTTGCCACCACTTCCAACTCTGGATACAGAATTGTCTTTGGATATCTGAGAAGCATAGGCATTAGGTGTGTAATATAATAAGAGATTAACAAATAAATAGGACATCagtggtatttattttttcaataactcTTATAATGATCCAAGTTATGTTAATGCTGTCATTGTTTTCTAAACTTAGGGATATTCACTACTTTTCCATAATTTTTAACAAATTCATAAATTTTCCACCAAAAAAGTTTGCTATTATTCTATATTTATATTCCTTCTGtaagactattttaaattaatttgggatCTTCTTTAAAAGAATGTGACAGGCAAGTCAGTTtgcagtgtttttcattttatttcagtaaataactGAATAAGTTGTCGCTAATTAATTGGCTTTGAGTGATATTGGAGATTAAGGGATACAATGGTTTTAAATCAATGGTTGTTTCAGTCAGGACCATTTGCATCGTGTATAAATTTTACTTTCatttggaagtcggctggtgcgggtcctgatgctgcgatactgcctgcctgatggtagcagtgagagcagcccatggtttgggtggctggaatctctgatgatcctccgagcttttttcacacaccgcctggtatatgtgtcctgaagggagggaagctcacctccaatgatgtgtctggcagttcgcaccacactttgcagggctttgcggttgtgggtgatTCTATTGCTGTactaggcagtgatgcagccagtcaggatgctctctacagtgctggtgtagaaccatgtgaggatgtggcggttcattccaaacttcctcagccgtctcaggaagaggcactggtgagccttcttcacaacggccttagtgtggacagaccatgtgagttcctcagtgatgtggacacccaggaacttgaagctgctgactctctccactggtgctccattgatggtgatgggactatgTTCTCTTTCACTTTtgaataattgattactgtacttatgtaattgatcatactgtaatgtcacctgtagtaagtccgtCTATCCTCTAGGAAAttactacagcctttagaatgagaaagcAGATGATCTAGCACATGATGATCTAGCAAAAAGCTAAATAACTGGCAGAGTATAAATTCATAGGGGAAAAGACACTAGCACAACAATTATGTGGGTGGAGCTGGAAGAGCACAactatattttttctaaaataattatcGTACTCATTGTTATAAATACTGTAGTAAATCGCACCTGTATGAAGTCCATCTATcttctgggaagttactacaacctttagaatgagaatatcattttggtgaagtGAATATTTTCCTTAATTGAATACTGTACTcctaattgatcatactgtaataatctcacctgtagtaagtctgtctatcctctgggaagttacaaCAATCTGAATGTGAAAATTCACCTTgatattttagtgaatatttttctaaaataattgattactgtactcatgtaattgatgatactgtaatagTCACATGGGGGTGGGGGTTGTGTTGGACCTTCAACCCACAGCAACAGTTAGTAGCCCAATTCCGCAGTTAACCCTTCAGGCTACAATTGTGGTTTGCATTCGTGTTATTTTTGGCCTATAGTGAGCAATGTGGAAGATATGTCAAAGAGGTGATAACTTCACCTCTTTGTTAGTATGTATTTTGTCTGATGAACATTCATTTCTGAACTTACTCTTTCCTATTTTACAGAGCAGAACGTGAGCCATTGCAAAGCATCTGAAATGCTTGTTAGAGCATCACAGATGATCAGAGGACCGCAGAACATTACATCAACATACATCGCAACTCAAGTGCACACATTCACACTGTCCCCAAACCCCCATCAAAACTGTCCAACAACTGCAATTCTGACACCCTCGCATACATCTAATTCTTTCCCATCATATATCCCAACACaatttcagtcatccacacagtCTGCTGTCCAAAGCAATGAACCAGCTTTCATTCCCACAGAGCTGCACACAAATACACCCCAAATGTCCCCAAACCCCTATCAAAACTGTCCAACACCTGCCTCTCTGACACCTCTATCTTGCCACATACATGCCAAGACACATTTCCAAGAAGAAGAGCACCACATACGGAGTCCATTTTAAAGGGGTCTTTTCAAGCCATACACGAAAGACCCAAATAGAACACAAACATCTTATCAGTATATACAGACCTTCTGCTGTCTGGCTGAGACAAACAGCAACATGGCTCCATCCCACAGAGAACGGCAGGTTCTGGCTTTTTCAGGCCTtgtttttaaaaggatagttctggTATGTGTATCAGGCACATTTTGTGACGAGACaagagaggaatgaggatctaaatgcagcctttttaataaaatagaggtaaaccaggtaactcagaacataatgaaacaaaacacagggaacaaagcacagcataatacagatgaagactgacaaagaaaccaggggaaaacaagggcttaaatacacaagggaaaacaagggaacgaggaacacctgggaaaacaatcaggggaaaaccaatcatgaaaagaaactacaaaggactacaaaactaacaggaaacaggaacagggaactaaaccagaatttcaacataaaagtcaatacaaaaaacaaggAATATGTGACACATTTGATGAATTCAACACCCAGCTCACAAATGCATACCTTCCGCTTAAGAATGCACATGGATTTAAATTGAATGCGGTGCAGTCGAAGCCAAAACTTAATGGATATACCTATACCGAATTCTGGGTATTCAATACCTTACCTGAAATGTCAGCATGGCTTAATCAAGGCCACTGCCTACATAGTGCCACTGCAGAAAATACGGTAAGATTTGGGTTTTAAGTGAAATGTCAATACACTTATTATATTAAGTAGTAGGACTGACACTTTGCACCAAAATAGGAataatttagtattttttaaGTAGTAATTAATGATTATGgtcaacattatttaacaacagtattattattatataatacattgtttttttaaagaatgttgtaaAGGAAGTTTGCCAGCATTGCTGTGGAGCTATTCCCCTTTTTGATCTGGAGAAGCATATTCAACAATGCAAAAGGTAACCTGTCCTCAGTTGTATCTAAAGTTATTTCTTAGAAAAAATTATATCCACATTTCTGTATTAATTTGTCCAATAACTCATAATATTGgattcctttgttttgtttgaatgtgcatacaaactcattttctaatgggtttttacaaaaataaatgaatgtttaTTGCCAAGTTTAATTACTTAACATGGTCCTCTTTTGTGCACTACCCCCTCTTTGTTATTAATTAGACTCAGAAAGGGGAGTTAACCATCACTGCATTACAGATACTTGTTTAGATGTATTCATAAAAAAATGCACTTTCAGTGGGCTgggttgagcattccaaattagaacatatgtttgttttgttttttcaggtcCAAAGGGCAAGATGAGCAAACAGAAATGCATCAGAGTACTTCGTAAGTCTTGATTGATTCtttatatattgtttaaaaaatgcctgatatatgcataaatgtatgtgtaaatTTAGTACAATATATTTGAGGTGCCAGATAGTAATGCCCATTTTTATACATGTAGTAGAAGTTACTATAATTGACTCTACAGGTACAGTAAAGAGTCATGATATAGTGGACCTTTCTGGATACTTTCTGTGTAACATTGCAGCTTCATTAATTGAATGTATTTTTAGTGTATCTGTCGAACCGTTAAGCAACTGGAAAAAGATTGTGTCTTGCTTCAACATGCTATAATTTACATTCAGTAATTATAAACCTATATTCCACAGAACACATTGCCATGAAAGCACTCCAGAACTTCAACCAACTTGGTCCCTAAGAGTGGTGCTGCTGGATGACCCATTCATGGATGTGTATAATTCAAAAGATGGTAATTTCTTTTGCAACACAATTTTCTTAAAAAGTGATGAACATAAACTTTACTCTGGGGCCATATTTGCTATTGGTTTGAGCAGAAGACACTGAATAGGTTCGGCACTGTATGAAGATGCCATTCATTTCAAGACAATGAATCTAAATGTTTTGAAGCTGTCACATAGATAGAGCATTACTGAACTATGTATTTCAGATTTTTACATGATATGTCCATGCTATGTATGAAAAAAAGACCTTTTTTTGCCAAACTATTTTGCTGATACCACAGTTTGCCATTACTGATCTGGCTGTCTcttaaaatgtttgaaatcttTTATTTTGCAGCAAATAAAATGCAACTCATTATGGTGCCACTTGCACTAAATGCTCAACAGTTTGTGGCCTTTCTACATAAAGAGTTTCCATTTCTTGGAGAACACCCATTTGAGGTGGACAAGAGCAGAAAGTTGCACGTTTTGACCTGCTCAATCAAGACACCATCAGCAATAAAGGCTCTTGGAGAGCTTGGAAGATCTGCTCTGTATATCAGACCACAGGtgtatgtacatttttttattaggGATGTATGGATATGAATTTGTAGGTAGGTTTTAACCAAAAAATATAGGACAATGCCAATGTTTTCCCTCATGACTGTCTTACCTTAATTTGTCAACAGATCACCATTTTGCTAATGAATTTAGCTTTAAAAGTGTGAAAACAGTTACATCAGCTATGCAATTgttcaaacaataaataattgagCAGATTTAAATAGAACACAACAAATAACTTAACAAAAAGTCATTGATGCAGTTACTTTCTACCAGTATGCTCACAAATTATCTCAAATAGGCAGATAAATATTGGTGGCTGATACATTAGTGCAGCCCTATTTTATCTTGTCTCGACCTTGCTAACATTTTTTGTAGGTCACTGTAATGATTAATATTTTCTAGATAGTGCACAAATTACATATTGCATTACAGACACAGAACAGACATgtcaaaattttataatttttgtgcCTTATTTTAGATGGACAAGGAGATAACACACTCCGACCCAGATGAACTGTCAGAGGTaaataatgaactgaaaataTGAATATACTCCATTATGCGATTCTGGCTCTACTACACATAGGTTGTTGTATCACAAATAGTACACTGAGTTACATTATCCTTCCTTATAATTTGCCCCAATTATAGTCTACATTGCTTGCATTATTCAATGGCAACACAATCACAGAGTTAATTAATCCCCAATCCATTAATTCTGAGACTCTTTTGTTGAAGGGAATTGACACTGAGAGTACATCATCTGATCTGTTTTTGGATTCACATTACATGGAAAGCCCAAACAATTCACCACTTGCTCTTGCATCTCTAGCTGAACTGAGCCCAACCGATTTGTCTGTTCCTGAACAAAGCTCGGACACGTGTTCTTTTTCAGCTGAAAATACACCTCCTGTTCAAAATGTGGCACAATCCCCTGCTGGTGCCAATTCACCTGCTCAAATAAGCCCTACTCATTCCCCTCTTTCTGAAATAAGTCCACTCCACTCCCCTCTTAATGAAGACAGTCCTGTCCATTCACATCTTCCTGAGCGAAGCTCGGTCCATTCCCAACTTAGTGAAGACAGTCCAGTCCATTCACCTCTTTCTGAGCGAAGCCTGGTCCATTCCCAACTTAGCGAAGACAGTCCTGTCCATTCACATCTTCCTGAGTGAAGCCCGGTCCATTCCCAACTTAGCG includes the following:
- the LOC127427128 gene encoding uncharacterized protein LOC127427128 isoform X2, with product MHQSTSTHCHESTPELQPTWSLRVVLLDDPFMDVYNSKDANKMQLIMVPLALNAQQFVAFLHKEFPFLGEHPFEVDKSRKLHVLTCSIKTPSAIKALGELGRSALYIRPQMDKEITHSDPDELSEINTPRSVEEARAAVSAFADTLGVMGAFTYIRNVEERG
- the LOC127427128 gene encoding uncharacterized protein LOC127427128 isoform X1, which produces MHQSTSTHCHESTPELQPTWSLRVVLLDDPFMDVYNSKDANKMQLIMVPLALNAQQFVAFLHKEFPFLGEHPFEVDKSRKLHVLTCSIKTPSAIKALGELGRSALYIRPQMDKEITHSDPDELSEINTPRSVEEARAAVSAFADTLGVMGAFTYIRNVEERGRVMQTALQF